One genomic segment of Canis lupus baileyi chromosome 33, mCanLup2.hap1, whole genome shotgun sequence includes these proteins:
- the NUDT9 gene encoding ADP-ribose pyrophosphatase, mitochondrial: MAERFLGKTLAAASLSVALASVAVRPSGCGSAPACRNTFSFCGFHLNSNIMSNSNGAKQNSHNKARTSPYPGSKVQRSQVPNEKVGWFVEWQDYNPVEYTAVSVLAGPRWADPQISESNFSPKFNEKDGHVQRKSQNGLYEIENGRPRNPAGRTGLVGRGLLGRWGPNHAADPIITRWKRDRSGNKIPHPISGKNILQFVAIKRKDCGEWAIPGGMVDPGEKISATLKREFGEEALNSLQKSGAEKRELEEQLHKLFSQEHLVIYKGYVDDPRNTDNAWMETEAVNYHDETGEIMDNLTLEAGDDAGKVKWVDISDQLQLYASHSQFIKLVAEKRDAHWSEDSETECSGL; the protein is encoded by the exons ATGGCCGAACGCTTCCTGGGCAAGACTTTGGCCGCAGCGTCTCTCTCTGTGGCCTTGGCCTCTGTGGCGGTCAGGCCCTCGGGCTGTGGCAGCGCTCCGGCGTGCAG aaacacATTTTCATTCTGTGGGTTTCATCTTAACTCGAACATCATGTCTAACTCTAATGGTGCCAAACAGAATTCCCACAACAAGGCTCGGACATCTCCTTATCCAGGTTCAAAAGTCCAACGCAGCCAGGTTCCTAATGAGAAAGTAGGCTGGTTTGTTGAATGGCAAGACTATAATCCTGTGGAATACACTGCAGTCTCTGTCTTGGCAGGACCTAGGTGGGCAGATCCTCAGATCAG TGAAAGTAACTTCTCTCCCAAGTTCAATGAAAAGGATGGGCATGTTCAGAGAAAGAGCCAGAATGGTTTGTATGAGATTGAAAATGGGAGACCCAG AAATCCTGCAGGACGGACAGGACTGGTTGGTCGGGGGCTTTTGGGGCGATGGGGCCCAAATCATGCTGCAGATCCCATCATAACCag GTGGAAAAGGGATAGAAGTGGAAATAAAATCCCCCATCCCATTTCTGGGAAAAACATCTTGCAGTTtgtggcaataaaaaggaaagactgTGGAGAATGGGCAATCCCAGGG GGGATGGTGGATCCAGGAGAGAAGATTAGTGCTACACTTAAAAGAGAATTTGGTGAGGAAGCTCTCAACTCCTTACAAAAATCTGGTGCGGAAAAGAGAGAATTGGAGGAACAGTTGCACAAACTCTTCAGCCAGGAACACCTAGTG ATATATAAGGGATATGTTGATGATCCTCGAAATACTGATAATGCATGGATGGAGACAGAAGCTGTGAACTACCATGATGAAACAG GTGAGATAATGGATAACCTTACCCTGGAGGCTGGAGATGATGCTGGAAAGGTTAAATGGGTGGACATCAGTGATCAACTCCAGCTTTATGCCAGTCACTCTCAATTCATCAAACTCGTGGCTGAGAAGCGAGATGCACACTGGAGTGAGGACTCTGAAACTGAGTGCAGTGGGTTGTAG